A region of Oncorhynchus masou masou isolate Uvic2021 chromosome 29, UVic_Omas_1.1, whole genome shotgun sequence DNA encodes the following proteins:
- the leng1 gene encoding leukocyte receptor cluster member 1 gives MNILPKKSWHVRNKDNVARVRRDEAQAAEEEREVQRRVERAEQEARTEHLRQKSRAALQQSGGWKDEGGERGGEGSGGVVEHLNLFPLEESSEKKGNAEYLKDQKDEKEREERAIGLLVSLGPQPGTEVTPWYMKTGHEEEKDEEKEKEKDNKGKRLPLSQEEKEKRDRRLKDMLDPLKEMKKALAVKDRKEHKSKKKEKRDRGERRSSGGESSIERLRAERLQREAEEKRRAQALLDQKNGTGKEKERPRETEEREMPYNSAYFPELARKRQRKDRNAWRDGIF, from the exons ATGAATATTCTACCTAAAAAGAGCTGGCATGTTCGCAACAAGGACAACGTCGCGCGCGTGCGCCGGGACGAGGCACAAGCCGCAGAGGAGGAGCGAGAGGTCCAACGCCGTGTGGAGCGAGCAGAGCAGGAG GCGCGAACAGAGCACCTGAGACAGAAGTCACGAGCTGCACTTCAACAGTCTGGAGGATGGAAGgatgaaggaggggagagaggaggggaggggagtggaggagtggtggaacACCTCAATCTATTTCCTCTGGAGGAGTCATCTGAGAAGAAAGGAAACGCAGAGTACCTCAAAGACCAGAAAGATGAAAAG GAGCGTGAGGAGCGTGCTATTGGTCTGCTAGTGTCCCTAGGCCCCCAACCTGGGACAGAGGTAACTCCATGGTACATGAAAACAGGTCACGAAGAAGAGAAAGATGaagaaaaggagaaagagaaagacaacaaAGGAAAGAGACTGCCACTCAGtcaagaggagaaggagaagagagacagacgaCTGAAAGACATGCTGGACCCCTTGAAAGAGATGAAGAAAGCACTGGCGGTGAAGGATAGAAAAGAACATAAGAgtaagaagaaggagaagagggatagaggggagaggagaagcagTGGTGGAGAAAG CTCTATAGAAAGGTTGCGAGCGGAGCGACTGCAGAGAGAggcggaggagaagaggagagcccAGGCCCTGCTGGACCAGAAGAATGGAACCGGGAAAGAGAAGGAGCGAccaagggagacagaggagagggaaatGCCGTACAACAGTGCTTATTTCCCAGAGCTGGCCCGCAAGAGGCAGAGGAAAGACCGCAATGCCTGGAGAGATGGCATCTTTTGA
- the tmc4 gene encoding transmembrane channel-like protein 7 — protein MEFSELQRPSSTIAHSYHGAQQLVRLRSKSVVSNQNAPQFNWGSPPSEGGEEGDSGPPKDLRERPMTMRLKRAIREVQQMRVPVVTCWQSWKRSKAKSLSRFRADAGGVMSYVALWRKALHKIGGHFGGGVQSYFIFLRFLVVLNFLSFLLIAGFILIPSIVFRSTSTSNMTVDSTGPEVCKVYDPNLQGLVVFYQYFLDLLSGTGFMEYSYMFYGYYNNTVAESSGFHYNLPLAYLLTSVFYFAFCLICIIARMGSALRVAVVTGSGAAGSYSKMVFTGWDYGCQGDRATKLKQKSIHYQLQVDLEEERLQKKALSLTLGQTVGLCSLRIFLMLISLALIGGAFFGIFKATVFSQVQVGAEGILGLFWVYLPSIVITTGNFVVPFMCDQIALFERYSPSTTIIMALFRSVFLRMISLGVLLFTLWSQITCFKDSPKCEPCQYNNKEYPCWETRVGQEMYKLALFDFLITIAMLILVEFPRRLFVDHYSCVLTRWVGRQEFLVPPNVLGLVYGQTVVWTGALFCPLLPLINTLKFFILFYCKKVTLFSNCRPAVKTFRSTTSTIFFLVVLLFGWGLALVAMIYSLAQIHPSMSCGPFRSLTMMWSIVPNTFYTLSLTTQDFIFYMGSQAFSIPLFIFSCVVLCYVAALAAVYGKSVDLLKAQLKLEGRDKQFLVKQIEELSREMGVPTRDQFDTGASN, from the exons ATGGAGTTCAGTGAGCTACAAAGACCGAGCTCCACTATTG CCCACAGTTACCATGGTGCCCAGCAGTTGGTGAGGTTACGGAGTAAGTCTGTAGTGTCCAATCAGAATGCCCCTCAGTTCAACTGGGGTTCTCCCCCCtcggaggggggagaggagggtgacTCGGGACCCCCTAAGGACCTCAGAGAGCGGCCTATGACCATGCGTCTGAAGAGAGCGATACG AGAGGTGCAACAGATGCGTGTGCCTGTGGTGACTTGCTGGCAGTCGTGGAAAAGGAGCAAGGCCAAGTCCCTGAGCAGGTTCAGAGCAGATGCAGGGGGAGTCATGTCCTACGTAGCTCTGTGGAGAAAGGCTCTGCATAAGATAGGAG GCCACTTTGGCGGTGGTGTCCAGTCCTACTTCATATTCCTGCGCTTCCTGGTGGTGCTCAACTTCCTGTCGTTCTTGCTGATTGCTGGGTTCATCCTCATCCCCAGTATCGTGTTCAGATCCACCAGCACCAGTAACATGACAGTGGACAGCACTG gtccAGAGGTGTGTAAGGTCTATGATCCAAATCTTCAAGGTCTGGTGGTGTTTTACCAGTACTTCCTGGACTTACTCTCTGGAACG GGTTTCATGGAGTACTCCTACATGTTCTATGGTTACTATAACAACACCGTGGCAGAGAGCAGTGGCTTCCACTACAACCTGCCCCTGGCCTACCTCCTCACCTCCGTCTTCTACTTCGCCTTCTGTCTCATCTGCATCATCGCACG CATGGGGAGCGCACTTCGCGTTGCTGTGGTAACAGGCAGCGGTGCTGCCGGCAGTTATAGCAAGATGGTGTTCACTGGCTGGGACTACGGTTGCCAGGGAGACCGGGCCACCAAACTCAAACAGAAAAGCATCCACTACCAGCTACAG gtggacctggaggaggagaggctacAGAAAAAGGCTTTGTCTCTAACCTTAGGTCAGACAGTGGGTCTGTGTTCTCTACGCATCTTCCTCATGCTCATCTCCCTCGCCCTCATAGGAGGAGCTTTCTTTGGTATCTTCAAGGCTACTGTCTTCAGCCAG GTGCAGGTTGGAGCAGAGGGCATTCTGGGCCTGTTCTGGGTTTACCTTCCTTCCATCGTCATCACAACAGGAAACTTTGTCGTGCCCTTCATGTGTGACCAGATAGCCTTGTTTGAGAGATATTCTCCTAGTACCACCATCATCATGGCactgttcag GTCAGTGTTTCTGCGTATGATAAGTCTGGGAGTGCTGCTGTTTACTCTGTGGAGTCAGATCACCTGCTTTAAAGACAGTCCAAAATGTGAGCCCTGCCAGTACAACAACAAGGAATATCCG TGCTGGGAGACGCGTGTGGGACAGGAGATGTACAAACTGGCCCTGTTTGACTTCCTCATTACCATCGCCATGCTTATCCTGGTGGAGTTTCCACGCAG GTTGTTTGTGGACCACTACTCCTGTGTACTGACCCGGTGGGTAGGTCGTCAGGAGTTCTTGGTGCCTCCCAATGTGCTGGGTCTGGTCTACGGTCAGACAGTGGTGTGGACTGGAGCTCTGTTCTGCCCTCTGCTGCCTCTCATCAACACACTCAAGTTCTTCATTCTCTTCTACTGCAAGAAG gtcactCTGTTTTCTAACTGTCGCCCGGCGGTGAAGACATTCcgctccaccacctccaccatatTCTTCCTGGTGGTGTTGCTGTTCGGCTGGGGCCTCGCCCTCGTCGCCATGATCTACAGCCTGGCCCA GATCCATCCCTCTATGAGCTGTGGTCCGTTCCGCTCTCTCACTATGATGTGGAGTATCGTTCCCAACACCTTCTACACTCTCTCGCTGACAACACAGGACTTCATCTTCTACATGGGCTCCCAggccttctccatccctctcttcatcttctCCTG TGTGGTGCTGTGTTATGTAGCAGCTCTAGCCGCAGTCTATGGGAAGAGTGTTGATCTGCTAAAGGCCCAGCTTAAACTG GAGGGACGTGATAAGCAGTTCCTGGTCAAGCAGATTGAAGAGCTGAGTAGAGAGATGGGGGTTCCAACAAGGGACCAATTTGACACTGGTGCATCAAACTGA